Proteins encoded by one window of Thermococcus sp. JdF3:
- a CDS encoding helix-turn-helix domain-containing protein: MDTVIVDPQVLRSLHRSELRKKILMYLSEIYPSATYLSEIARVVSSDPSNVRGALVGLGNRYNGESSLVYLGLVEEVSNNGFKYYRLTDYGKKVVDYLKEYYRYYRRFM, translated from the coding sequence ATGGACACAGTAATCGTGGATCCGCAGGTGTTGCGCTCCCTTCATCGTAGCGAACTCAGGAAGAAGATACTGATGTACCTGAGCGAAATATATCCGTCAGCGACGTACCTTTCTGAGATCGCCAGGGTCGTCAGTTCTGATCCATCCAACGTTAGGGGGGCACTGGTTGGTTTGGGTAACAGGTACAACGGAGAGAGTTCCCTTGTTTACCTGGGTCTTGTGGAGGAAGTCTCAAACAATGGCTTTAAGTACTACCGTCTGACGGACTACGGTAAAAAGGTCGTGGATTATCTTAAGGAGTACTATCGCTACTACCGGAGGTTCATGTGA
- a CDS encoding chemotaxis protein CheW yields MAEIQVVAFMVGNEEFCLDISKVREIKEMMPITRVPNSPDFVEGVINLRGQITTVVNLKKLLGYYDMDEDLSTKKIIIAEVKDEIIGIIVDSVSDVITLTDDQIDQPPKTLTSRVDIRYIKGIAKINDGERLLIMVDLDKLLGEEF; encoded by the coding sequence ATGGCCGAAATTCAGGTAGTGGCTTTTATGGTTGGAAACGAGGAGTTCTGTCTGGATATCTCGAAGGTCAGGGAAATCAAGGAAATGATGCCCATAACGCGCGTGCCCAACTCCCCGGACTTCGTTGAGGGCGTCATAAACCTCCGCGGTCAGATCACCACCGTCGTCAACCTCAAGAAACTCCTCGGGTATTACGACATGGACGAGGACCTTTCCACGAAGAAGATAATCATCGCGGAGGTTAAGGACGAGATTATCGGCATTATAGTCGACTCCGTCTCGGACGTCATAACCCTGACCGACGACCAGATCGACCAGCCACCCAAGACCCTCACAAGCCGCGTGGACATCCGCTACATAAAGGGCATAGCGAAGATAAACGATGGAGAGAGGCTCCTCATAATGGTCGACCTTGACAAACTCCTGGGGGAGGAGTTCTAA
- a CDS encoding class I SAM-dependent methyltransferase codes for MNPADIVDANIEQMVKFSVLQIIGLGTKHGIFPLLSRAPTVQELVDHVGLPNRRLLLDFIDTLERLGIVAEKGGRLHLNGFTYTVHVPGERYDLLIHDWVPVLEEIYRMVDYAFITPVHPHVLMDFDKDADFWDMRMSTRFSAVYRNAMAQAAGLRPGMHVLDIGCGSVSPVQFAEMIGYNGFYLGIDYSPALLEIARARVEMKNLPVELKEMDAKLIRPVNEYDVVLMSFVLEYAKDRERVLRGALETLKSGGKMVVLEPFRDAFAHIQALEFFESLNKDFIGFPSAAEIRDVILEEGFDVEITRPARSIMVIRKR; via the coding sequence ATGAATCCCGCCGATATCGTCGATGCCAACATCGAGCAGATGGTCAAGTTTTCCGTGCTCCAGATAATCGGACTCGGAACAAAGCACGGCATATTTCCTCTGCTCTCCAGGGCCCCAACGGTGCAGGAGCTGGTTGACCACGTGGGCCTGCCCAACAGGCGCCTTCTTCTGGACTTTATCGACACGCTGGAGCGCCTGGGAATAGTGGCCGAAAAGGGCGGCAGGCTTCACCTCAACGGCTTTACGTACACCGTGCATGTCCCAGGTGAGAGGTACGACCTCCTGATTCATGACTGGGTGCCCGTTCTGGAGGAGATATACCGCATGGTTGACTACGCTTTCATAACCCCGGTCCATCCGCACGTTCTCATGGACTTCGATAAGGACGCCGACTTCTGGGACATGCGCATGAGCACCCGTTTCTCCGCGGTGTACCGCAACGCCATGGCCCAGGCCGCTGGCCTAAGGCCGGGTATGCACGTGCTCGACATCGGTTGCGGCTCGGTGTCTCCTGTCCAGTTCGCCGAGATGATAGGCTACAATGGCTTCTATCTGGGAATCGACTACTCTCCGGCGCTTCTGGAGATAGCGAGGGCCAGGGTGGAGATGAAAAACCTGCCCGTTGAGCTGAAGGAGATGGACGCAAAGCTCATCCGTCCGGTTAACGAGTACGACGTGGTCCTCATGAGCTTCGTCCTTGAGTACGCCAAGGATAGGGAGAGGGTTCTCAGGGGTGCCCTTGAGACGCTCAAGTCCGGTGGGAAGATGGTGGTGCTTGAGCCGTTCAGGGACGCCTTTGCCCACATTCAGGCCCTCGAGTTCTTTGAGAGCCTCAACAAGGACTTCATTGGCTTCCCCTCTGCGGCGGAGATCAGGGACGTTATCCTGGAGGAGGGCTTCGATGTCGAGATAACCCGGCCCGCCAGGAGCATAATGGTCATCAGAAAGAGATGA